One genomic region from Salvia hispanica cultivar TCC Black 2014 chromosome 2, UniMelb_Shisp_WGS_1.0, whole genome shotgun sequence encodes:
- the LOC125206029 gene encoding oxysterol-binding protein-related protein 1D-like isoform X1, translating to MNPLCCIAPVSVEKDPAVVKSQTLSQELVVDGNCCDESLSFNNNSNVILQPVSLSTNGGGDLLAEKCDESDEIKSVAGILYKWVNYGKGWRERWFVLEDGVLSYYKVHGPDKIVVAPVREKGTRVIGQESWRYMRKGSSGNGNGNGSGTGNALGSGKQWKPFGEIHLKVSSVRASKSDDKRLSIFTGTKTLHLRCQSKEDRASWIEALLAAKDKFPRLLTSNDLAPSEDFVVTAEKLRSRLVEEGISETIIKDCESIMLGEFAEVQHQLKSLQLKHMLLLDTLRRLETEKIELEKTVVDETKGRDSFCGQGNRRFSDFYSVMSEGSASDSEADNESRYGVDIETDDDDDGIFFDTNDFLSAESLRSASYRSRDNPIYIHSPRSEKDASFSGHLREAATGVKGIEFPYIKRRASLPEPKEKEKPVGLWSIIKDNIGKDLSGVCLPVYFNEPLSSLQKCFEDLEYSYLVDEALKWGKQENELMRILNVAAFAVSGYASTEGRQCKPFNPLLGETYEADYPDKGLRFFSEKVSHHPMVVACHCEGRGWKFWADSNLKGKFWGRSIQLDPVGVLTLQFEDGETFQWSKVTTSIYNIIIGKIYCDHYGTMRIKGSGTYSCKLKFKEQSIIDRNPHQVHGIVQDNRTGEKVAVLIGKWDEAMYYVMGDPSTKPKGYDPMTEAVLLWERDKSVTKTRYNLTPFAISLNELTPGLRDKLPPTDSRLRPDQRHLENGEYELANAEKLRLEQLQRQARKLQDRGWKPRWFGKDEDGCYRYMGGYWEAREKHEWDGIPDIFGQPCDLPAEEVAAPLPLT from the exons ATGAATCCTCTGTGCTGCATTGCGCCGGTGTCGGTCGAAAAGGATCCGGCTGTGGTGAAGTCCCAAACCCTAAGTCAGGAGCTCGTGGTTGATGGAAACTGCTGCGACGAGAGTTTAAGTTTCAACAACAACAGCAATGTGATTCTGCAGCCGGTGAGTTTGTCGACCAATGGCGGAGGCGATCTACTGGCTGAGAAGTGCGATGAAAGTGATGAGATCAAGAGTGTGGCTGGCATTTTGTATAAATGGGTGAATTACGGGAAGGGATGGAGGGAGAGGTGGTTCGTGTTGGAGGATGGGGTGCTCTCGTATTATAAGGTGCACGGGCCGGATAAGATTGTCGTGGCTCCGGTCCGAGAGAAGGGGACGAGGGTGATTGGCCAGGAAAGTTGGAGATATATGAGGAAAGGTAGTAGTGGAAATGGGAATGGGAACGGGAGTGGAACCGGAAATGCTCTTGGGTCGGGGAAGCAGTGGAAGCCATTTGGGGAGATACATTTGAAG GTCTCTTCTGTTCGGGCCAGCAAGTCAGATGACAAAAGACTTTCAATATTCACAGGAACAAAAACTCTTCACTTGCGCTGTCAATCCAAAGAGGACAGAGCTTCATGGATTGAGGCTCTTCTGGCTGCTAAAGATAAATTCCCCAGGCTATTGACAAGCAATGACTTGGCACCTTCTGAAGATTTTGTTGTTACAGCAGAAAAGTTAAGGTCACGGCTAGTTGAGGAGGGCATTAGTGAGACTATAATAAAGGATTGTGAGTCTATAATGCTGGGTGAATTTGCTGAGGTGCAACATCAATTGAAGAGTCTTCAACTTAAGCACATGTTACTGCTTGACACATTAAGAAGACTGGAG ACAGAGAAGATTGAACTGGAAAAAACTGTAGTCGATGAAACAAAGGGCAGAGACTCTTTCTGTGGACAAGGGAATAGAAGATTCAGCg ATTTCTATTCAGTTATGTCTGAGGGCAGTGCAAGTGACTCAGAGGCAGATAATGAGAGTCGATACGGAGTAGACATTGAAacagatgatgatgatgatggtatCTTTTTTGACACAAATGACTTTTTATCCGCTGAGTCTCTAAGAAGTGCTTCCTATCGTAGCAGAGATAATCCAATATATATTCACAGCCCCCGGAGTGAAAAAGATGCTTCCTTTTCTGGTCATTTAAGAGAAGCTGCTACTGGAGTCAAGGGAATTGAGTTTCCCTACATCAAAAGAAGGGCTAGTTTACCAGAACCAAAGGAGAAAGAGAAGCCGGTTGGCCTATGGTCAATCATTAAGGATAACATTGGCAAGGATTTGTCTGGTGTTTGTCTTCCTGTGTACTTTAATGAGCCTCTGTCCTCACTGCAGAAATGCTTTGAAGATTTGGAATACTCATATCTTGTCGACGAAGCTCTGAAATGGGGGAAACAG GAAAATGAATTGATGAGAATTCTGAATGTAGCAGCTTTTGCAGTGTCTGGTTATGCATCAACAGAAGGCCGGCAATGCAAACCCTTCAATCCTCTCCTTGGGGAAACCTATGAAGCTGACTATCCGGATAAGGGTCTACGGTTCTTTTCTGAAAAG GTTAGTCATCATCCAATGGTTGTTGCCTGTCATTGCGAGGGCAGAGGGTGGAAATTTTGGGCAGATTCTAATCTCAAAGGGAAGTTCTGGGGTCGTTCCATCCAGCTTGACCCTGTGGGAGTTCTTACCCTTCAGTTTGAAGATGGAGAGACATTTCAGTGGAGCAAGGTCACTACTTCTATATATAACattataattggtaaaatctATTGTGATCACTACGGCACCATGCGCATAAAAGGCAGTGGTACTTACTCTTGCAAACTCAAATTCAAAGAACAGTCTATTATAGACCGGAACCCACATCAG GTTCATGGAATTGTGCAAGACAATAGGACTGGGGAGAAAGTTGCGGTTTTAATAGGGAAGTGGGATGAAGCAATGTATTATGTGATGGGAGATCCAAGCACAAAGCCAAAAGGATATGACCCTATGACAGAAGCTGTTTTGCTTTGGGAAAGAGATAAATCTGTTACCAAGACAAGATATAATCTCACACCATTTGCGATATCCTTAAACGAATTGACACCTGGCTTGCGGGACAAGCTGCCACCAACAGACTCAAGACTGAGACCCGACCAGAGGCATTTGGAGAATGGAGAATATGAGCTGGCAAATGCTGAGAAGCTGAGGCTCGAACAGTTGCAGCGACAG GCAAGGAAGTTGCAGGATAGAGGGTGGAAACCAAGATGGTTCGGGAAGGATGAAGATGGTTGTTACCGATACATGGGAGGATACTGGGAAGCTAGGGAGAAACACGAGTGGGATGGGATCCCTGATATATTCGGGCAGCCGTGTGATTTACCAGCCGAGGAGGTAGCTGCTCCTCTGCCTTTAACATAA
- the LOC125206029 gene encoding oxysterol-binding protein-related protein 1D-like isoform X2: MNPLCCIAPVSVEKDPAVVKSQTLSQELVVDGNCCDESLSFNNNSNVILQPVSLSTNGGGDLLAEKCDESDEIKSVAGILYKWVNYGKGWRERWFVLEDGVLSYYKVHGPDKIVVAPVREKGTRVIGQESWRYMRKGSSGNGNGNGSGTGNALGSGKQWKPFGEIHLKVSSVRASKSDDKRLSIFTGTKTLHLRCQSKEDRASWIEALLAAKDKFPRLLTSNDLAPSEDFVVTAEKLRSRLVEEGISETIIKDCESIMLGEFAEVQHQLKSLQLKHMLLLDTLRRLETEKIELEKTVVDETKGRDSFCGQGNRRFSDFYSVMSEGSASDSEADNESRYGVDIETDDDDDGIFFDTNDFLSAESLRSASYRSRDNPIYIHSPRSEKDASFSGHLREAATGVKGIEFPYIKRRASLPEPKEKEKPVGLWSIIKDNIGKDLSGVCLPVYFNEPLSSLQKCFEDLEYSYLVDEALKWGKQENELMRILNVAAFAVSGYASTEGRQCKPFNPLLGETYEADYPDKGLRFFSEKVSHHPMVVACHCEGRGWKFWADSNLKGKFWGRSIQLDPVGVLTLQFEDGETFQWSKVHGIVQDNRTGEKVAVLIGKWDEAMYYVMGDPSTKPKGYDPMTEAVLLWERDKSVTKTRYNLTPFAISLNELTPGLRDKLPPTDSRLRPDQRHLENGEYELANAEKLRLEQLQRQARKLQDRGWKPRWFGKDEDGCYRYMGGYWEAREKHEWDGIPDIFGQPCDLPAEEVAAPLPLT; this comes from the exons ATGAATCCTCTGTGCTGCATTGCGCCGGTGTCGGTCGAAAAGGATCCGGCTGTGGTGAAGTCCCAAACCCTAAGTCAGGAGCTCGTGGTTGATGGAAACTGCTGCGACGAGAGTTTAAGTTTCAACAACAACAGCAATGTGATTCTGCAGCCGGTGAGTTTGTCGACCAATGGCGGAGGCGATCTACTGGCTGAGAAGTGCGATGAAAGTGATGAGATCAAGAGTGTGGCTGGCATTTTGTATAAATGGGTGAATTACGGGAAGGGATGGAGGGAGAGGTGGTTCGTGTTGGAGGATGGGGTGCTCTCGTATTATAAGGTGCACGGGCCGGATAAGATTGTCGTGGCTCCGGTCCGAGAGAAGGGGACGAGGGTGATTGGCCAGGAAAGTTGGAGATATATGAGGAAAGGTAGTAGTGGAAATGGGAATGGGAACGGGAGTGGAACCGGAAATGCTCTTGGGTCGGGGAAGCAGTGGAAGCCATTTGGGGAGATACATTTGAAG GTCTCTTCTGTTCGGGCCAGCAAGTCAGATGACAAAAGACTTTCAATATTCACAGGAACAAAAACTCTTCACTTGCGCTGTCAATCCAAAGAGGACAGAGCTTCATGGATTGAGGCTCTTCTGGCTGCTAAAGATAAATTCCCCAGGCTATTGACAAGCAATGACTTGGCACCTTCTGAAGATTTTGTTGTTACAGCAGAAAAGTTAAGGTCACGGCTAGTTGAGGAGGGCATTAGTGAGACTATAATAAAGGATTGTGAGTCTATAATGCTGGGTGAATTTGCTGAGGTGCAACATCAATTGAAGAGTCTTCAACTTAAGCACATGTTACTGCTTGACACATTAAGAAGACTGGAG ACAGAGAAGATTGAACTGGAAAAAACTGTAGTCGATGAAACAAAGGGCAGAGACTCTTTCTGTGGACAAGGGAATAGAAGATTCAGCg ATTTCTATTCAGTTATGTCTGAGGGCAGTGCAAGTGACTCAGAGGCAGATAATGAGAGTCGATACGGAGTAGACATTGAAacagatgatgatgatgatggtatCTTTTTTGACACAAATGACTTTTTATCCGCTGAGTCTCTAAGAAGTGCTTCCTATCGTAGCAGAGATAATCCAATATATATTCACAGCCCCCGGAGTGAAAAAGATGCTTCCTTTTCTGGTCATTTAAGAGAAGCTGCTACTGGAGTCAAGGGAATTGAGTTTCCCTACATCAAAAGAAGGGCTAGTTTACCAGAACCAAAGGAGAAAGAGAAGCCGGTTGGCCTATGGTCAATCATTAAGGATAACATTGGCAAGGATTTGTCTGGTGTTTGTCTTCCTGTGTACTTTAATGAGCCTCTGTCCTCACTGCAGAAATGCTTTGAAGATTTGGAATACTCATATCTTGTCGACGAAGCTCTGAAATGGGGGAAACAG GAAAATGAATTGATGAGAATTCTGAATGTAGCAGCTTTTGCAGTGTCTGGTTATGCATCAACAGAAGGCCGGCAATGCAAACCCTTCAATCCTCTCCTTGGGGAAACCTATGAAGCTGACTATCCGGATAAGGGTCTACGGTTCTTTTCTGAAAAG GTTAGTCATCATCCAATGGTTGTTGCCTGTCATTGCGAGGGCAGAGGGTGGAAATTTTGGGCAGATTCTAATCTCAAAGGGAAGTTCTGGGGTCGTTCCATCCAGCTTGACCCTGTGGGAGTTCTTACCCTTCAGTTTGAAGATGGAGAGACATTTCAGTGGAGCAAG GTTCATGGAATTGTGCAAGACAATAGGACTGGGGAGAAAGTTGCGGTTTTAATAGGGAAGTGGGATGAAGCAATGTATTATGTGATGGGAGATCCAAGCACAAAGCCAAAAGGATATGACCCTATGACAGAAGCTGTTTTGCTTTGGGAAAGAGATAAATCTGTTACCAAGACAAGATATAATCTCACACCATTTGCGATATCCTTAAACGAATTGACACCTGGCTTGCGGGACAAGCTGCCACCAACAGACTCAAGACTGAGACCCGACCAGAGGCATTTGGAGAATGGAGAATATGAGCTGGCAAATGCTGAGAAGCTGAGGCTCGAACAGTTGCAGCGACAG GCAAGGAAGTTGCAGGATAGAGGGTGGAAACCAAGATGGTTCGGGAAGGATGAAGATGGTTGTTACCGATACATGGGAGGATACTGGGAAGCTAGGGAGAAACACGAGTGGGATGGGATCCCTGATATATTCGGGCAGCCGTGTGATTTACCAGCCGAGGAGGTAGCTGCTCCTCTGCCTTTAACATAA